One part of the Campylobacter sp. RM16189 genome encodes these proteins:
- the rpsL gene encoding 30S ribosomal protein S12, with translation MPTINQLVRKERKKVIVKSKSPALKECPQRRGVCTRVYTTTPKKPNSALRKVAKVRLTSGFEVISYIGGEGHNLQEHSIVLVRGGRVKDLPGVKYHIVRGALDTAGVAKRTVSRSKYGAKRPKPGQAAAAAGKKK, from the coding sequence GTGCCAACCATAAATCAATTGGTCAGAAAAGAGCGCAAGAAAGTGATTGTAAAATCAAAATCTCCGGCGCTAAAAGAGTGTCCTCAAAGAAGAGGCGTTTGTACGAGAGTTTACACAACAACTCCGAAAAAACCAAACTCCGCTTTGAGGAAAGTTGCCAAGGTTAGATTAACCAGTGGCTTTGAAGTTATTAGCTATATCGGTGGTGAGGGTCACAACCTGCAAGAACACAGCATAGTGCTAGTTCGCGGCGGTAGGGTTAAAGACTTACCTGGTGTTAAATATCACATAGTTCGCGGTGCGCTTGATACTGCGGGTGTTGCAAAAAGAACAGTTTCACGTTCTAAATACGGTGCTAAACGCCCTAAACCTGGCCAAGCAGCAGCTGCGGCGGGAAAAAAGAAATAA
- the rpoC gene encoding DNA-directed RNA polymerase subunit beta', with the protein MSELKPIEIKEEHRPRDFEAFQLRLASPEKIKSWSYGEVKKPETINYRTLKPERDGLFCAKIFGPIRDYECLCGKYKKMRYKGVKCEKCGVEVTSSKVRRSRMGHIELVTPVAHIWYVNSLPSRIGTLLGIKMKDLERVLYYEAYIVEAVGDAFYDNENSKKVEIYDVLNDEQYQSLAQRFEDSGFRARMGGEVIRDMLASLDLIELLNTLKDEVSATNSEAKKKTIVKRLKVVEAFLNSGNRPEWMMITNLPVLPPDLRPLVSLDGGKFAVSDVNDLYRRVINRNARLKRLMELDAPEIIIRNEKRMLQEAVDALFDNGRRANAVKGANKRPLKSLSEIIKGKQGRFRQNLLGKRVDFSGRSVIVVGPKLRMDQCGLPKRMALELFKPHLLARLEEKGYATTVKQAKKMIEDKTNEVWECLEEVVKDHPVMLNRAPTLHKLSIQAFHPVLVEGKAIQLHPLVCAAFNADFDGDQMAVHVPLSQEAIAECKILMLSSMNILLPASGKAITVPSQDMVLGIYYLSLEKSDTKGANKIFASVDEVMIAEEAHCLEVHSKIKTMIDGKTLFTTAGRLIIRSILPDFVPENMWNRVLKKKDIANLVDYVYKVGGLEITAGFLDKLKNLGFRYATKAGISISIADIIVPEGKQKHIDSAKKKVREIQNQYGAGLLTDSERYNKIVDIWTDTNNVVAGEMMKLIQNDKGGFNSIYMMADSGARGSAAQIRQLAGMRGLMAKPDGSIIETPITSNFREGLNVLEYFISTHGARKGLADTALKTANAGYLTRKLIDVAQNVKVTIEDCGTHEGVEITEITENGELIESLEERVLGRVLADDVIDPIANEILFAEGTLIDEEKAKAIIEAGIKSVNIRTPITCKAAKGVCAKCYGLNLGEGKLVKPGEAVGIISAQSIGEPGTQLTLRTFHIGGTASTEQQDRQVIAQKEGFIRYYNLNTYENNGKRIVANRRNAAVLLVEPKIKAPFDGKIEIEIAHEDVNITIKGKKEEAKYTLRRNDLAKPNELAGVSGKVEGKIYIPYEHGDKIEENESIAEIIKEGWNVPNRIPFASEIKMADGDPVARKIVSGAKGVLKFYILKGDYLDRIRNIKKGHIVTEKGIFVVVADEDDREAVRHYIPRNSVIKVNDSDIVSLKDLIAEPVNEEQLIVAEWDPYSTPVIAEEAGVVAYEDIEPNYSASEQYDEATGQTRLVINEYLPSGIKPTIVISTKDGRIIRYQLEPKTAIFVNDGASVEQADILARTPKAVAKSKDITGGLPRVSELFEARRPKNTAIIAEIDGVVRFDKPLRSKERIIIEAEDGTTSEYLIDKTRQIQVRSGEFIHAGEKLTDGLISSHDVLRILGEKALHYYLISEIQQVYRSQGVAIADKHIEIIVSQMLRQVKIIDSGDTNFIVGDMISRIRFKEENERIMRMGGNPAIAEPILLGVTRAAIGSDSVISAASFQETTKVLTEASIAAKIDHLEDLKENVILGRMIPVGTGLYQDRKIKLKQN; encoded by the coding sequence ATGAGTGAATTAAAACCGATTGAGATAAAAGAAGAGCACCGCCCTCGTGATTTTGAAGCTTTTCAGCTTCGCTTGGCAAGTCCCGAGAAGATCAAATCATGGAGTTATGGCGAGGTTAAAAAGCCTGAAACTATCAACTATAGAACTCTAAAGCCTGAACGTGATGGTCTGTTTTGCGCCAAAATTTTTGGTCCGATCCGTGACTATGAGTGCCTTTGCGGTAAGTATAAAAAAATGCGCTATAAAGGCGTTAAATGCGAGAAGTGCGGCGTTGAAGTAACCAGCTCAAAAGTTCGTCGCTCACGCATGGGACACATCGAGCTTGTAACTCCTGTGGCGCATATCTGGTATGTAAATTCACTTCCAAGCCGTATAGGAACGCTTCTTGGTATCAAGATGAAGGATTTAGAGCGCGTACTTTACTATGAGGCATATATAGTTGAGGCCGTAGGAGATGCATTTTATGATAACGAGAATAGCAAAAAAGTAGAAATTTATGACGTTTTAAATGACGAGCAGTATCAATCTCTTGCTCAACGTTTCGAGGATAGCGGATTTAGAGCTAGAATGGGTGGAGAGGTTATTAGGGATATGCTTGCAAGTTTAGATCTGATAGAGCTTTTAAATACTCTAAAAGATGAGGTGAGCGCTACAAATTCAGAGGCGAAGAAAAAAACTATCGTAAAGAGACTAAAGGTAGTTGAGGCGTTTTTAAATTCAGGCAACCGCCCTGAGTGGATGATGATTACAAATTTACCTGTGCTTCCGCCTGATTTACGCCCGCTTGTTAGCCTTGACGGAGGGAAATTTGCCGTTTCTGACGTGAACGATCTTTACCGCCGTGTTATAAATAGAAATGCACGTCTAAAGAGACTTATGGAGCTTGATGCGCCTGAAATCATTATAAGAAACGAAAAGAGAATGCTTCAAGAGGCGGTTGATGCCCTTTTTGATAACGGAAGAAGAGCAAATGCCGTAAAAGGTGCAAACAAGCGCCCGCTTAAATCACTTTCTGAGATTATCAAAGGTAAGCAAGGTCGCTTTAGACAAAATTTGCTTGGTAAGCGTGTTGACTTTTCAGGTCGTTCTGTTATCGTTGTAGGCCCAAAGCTTAGAATGGATCAGTGCGGACTTCCAAAGAGAATGGCTCTTGAGCTATTTAAGCCGCACCTTTTAGCCCGTCTTGAAGAAAAGGGCTATGCAACGACCGTTAAGCAAGCCAAGAAGATGATAGAAGATAAGACGAACGAAGTTTGGGAGTGTTTAGAAGAGGTTGTTAAAGATCATCCTGTTATGCTAAACCGTGCTCCGACACTACATAAGCTCTCTATCCAAGCATTTCACCCTGTACTAGTTGAGGGCAAAGCGATACAGCTTCATCCGCTAGTTTGTGCTGCGTTTAACGCGGACTTCGACGGTGATCAAATGGCTGTTCACGTGCCACTCTCGCAAGAAGCTATCGCAGAGTGTAAAATTTTGATGCTTAGCTCGATGAACATCTTGCTTCCTGCAAGCGGTAAGGCTATAACAGTTCCAAGTCAGGATATGGTTTTAGGAATTTACTATCTAAGCTTAGAAAAGAGCGACACCAAGGGAGCAAATAAAATTTTTGCAAGTGTTGATGAGGTTATGATTGCTGAAGAGGCGCACTGCCTTGAGGTTCACTCAAAGATCAAAACTATGATCGACGGTAAGACGCTATTTACGACTGCCGGACGTTTGATCATCCGCTCGATATTGCCTGATTTTGTTCCTGAAAATATGTGGAACAGAGTCCTTAAGAAAAAAGATATAGCAAATTTGGTTGATTATGTTTATAAAGTAGGCGGACTTGAGATAACGGCAGGATTTTTAGATAAGCTTAAAAATTTAGGCTTCCGCTACGCTACAAAAGCGGGAATTTCTATCTCTATAGCCGATATAATCGTTCCTGAAGGAAAACAAAAGCATATAGATAGTGCTAAGAAAAAAGTTCGCGAAATTCAAAACCAATACGGCGCAGGTCTTTTAACGGATTCAGAAAGATACAACAAGATAGTCGATATCTGGACCGATACAAATAATGTAGTTGCAGGCGAGATGATGAAGCTCATCCAAAACGATAAGGGCGGATTTAACTCGATTTATATGATGGCGGACTCAGGAGCCAGAGGTTCTGCTGCACAAATTCGTCAGCTTGCCGGTATGCGTGGTCTTATGGCTAAGCCTGACGGCTCTATTATCGAGACGCCTATTACCTCAAATTTCCGCGAAGGGCTAAACGTACTTGAGTACTTTATCTCAACTCACGGCGCCAGAAAAGGACTTGCCGATACCGCGCTTAAAACGGCAAATGCGGGATACCTGACTAGAAAGCTAATTGACGTTGCGCAAAACGTAAAGGTTACGATTGAAGATTGCGGTACTCACGAAGGCGTTGAGATCACTGAAATCACCGAAAATGGTGAGCTTATAGAAAGCCTTGAGGAAAGAGTGCTTGGAAGAGTGCTTGCAGATGACGTTATAGATCCGATAGCAAATGAAATTTTATTTGCGGAAGGCACTTTAATAGATGAGGAGAAGGCAAAAGCCATAATTGAAGCCGGAATAAAATCTGTTAATATCAGGACTCCTATTACTTGCAAAGCCGCAAAAGGAGTATGTGCTAAGTGTTATGGCCTTAACCTTGGAGAAGGCAAGCTGGTAAAACCTGGAGAGGCTGTAGGTATCATCTCTGCTCAATCAATTGGCGAGCCTGGAACTCAGCTTACTCTTAGAACATTCCACATCGGCGGGACCGCTTCTACCGAGCAACAAGATCGCCAGGTTATAGCGCAAAAAGAAGGCTTTATAAGATATTATAACCTTAATACTTATGAAAATAACGGCAAGAGAATTGTAGCTAATCGTCGTAACGCAGCTGTTTTATTGGTAGAGCCAAAGATAAAGGCTCCGTTTGATGGCAAGATCGAGATAGAAATAGCTCACGAAGATGTAAATATTACCATAAAAGGTAAGAAAGAGGAGGCTAAATATACTCTTAGAAGAAACGACCTTGCTAAACCAAACGAGCTAGCTGGAGTTAGTGGTAAGGTAGAGGGTAAAATTTATATACCTTATGAGCATGGAGACAAGATTGAAGAGAATGAGAGTATAGCCGAAATCATTAAAGAGGGATGGAACGTACCTAATCGTATCCCTTTTGCAAGTGAAATCAAGATGGCTGACGGTGATCCAGTAGCTAGAAAGATAGTTTCTGGTGCAAAAGGAGTATTGAAATTTTATATTCTAAAGGGCGACTATTTAGATCGTATTAGAAATATCAAAAAGGGTCACATTGTAACTGAAAAAGGTATATTTGTCGTAGTTGCCGATGAGGATGATAGAGAGGCTGTGCGTCACTATATACCAAGAAATTCGGTTATTAAAGTCAACGATAGCGATATAGTAAGCTTAAAAGATCTTATAGCTGAACCCGTAAATGAAGAGCAGTTAATAGTAGCTGAGTGGGATCCATACTCTACGCCTGTTATTGCAGAAGAAGCTGGAGTCGTAGCTTATGAGGATATAGAGCCTAACTATAGTGCTTCTGAGCAATATGATGAGGCCACAGGACAGACTCGTCTTGTAATAAATGAGTACCTGCCTTCAGGTATTAAGCCTACTATCGTAATAAGCACTAAAGATGGCAGAATTATTCGCTATCAACTTGAGCCAAAGACTGCGATATTTGTAAATGATGGTGCAAGTGTAGAGCAGGCTGATATCTTGGCTAGAACGCCAAAAGCTGTAGCAAAATCAAAGGATATTACAGGAGGTCTTCCTAGGGTATCTGAGCTGTTTGAGGCAAGAAGACCTAAAAATACAGCTATCATTGCAGAGATTGACGGTGTAGTAAGATTTGATAAACCGCTTCGTTCTAAAGAGAGAATTATTATCGAGGCGGAGGATGGAACTACATCTGAATACTTGATAGATAAGACTCGTCAAATTCAAGTAAGAAGCGGAGAGTTTATCCACGCTGGCGAGAAGCTGACAGATGGACTTATATCAAGCCACGATGTCTTAAGAATTTTAGGTGAAAAAGCGCTTCACTACTATCTGATAAGCGAAATTCAACAAGTTTATCGCTCTCAAGGCGTTGCGATAGCTGATAAGCATATTGAGATTATAGTTTCTCAGATGCTAAGACAGGTTAAGATAATAGATAGTGGAGATACTAACTTTATAGTTGGTGATATGATCTCTCGTATAAGATTCAAAGAAGAAAACGAGAGAATAATGCGTATGGGAGGCAATCCTGCTATAGCTGAGCCAATCTTGCTAGGTGTAACTAGGGCTGCTATAGGAAGCGATAGTGTTATCTCTGCTGCATCTTTCCAAGAGACAACTAAGGTCTTAACAGAGGCTAGCATAGCTGCTAAGATAGATCATCTTGAAGATCTTAAAGAAAACGTTATTTTAGGACGTATGATACCTGTTGGAACAGGTCTTTATCAAGATAGAAAGATAAAGCTAAAACAAAATTAA
- the rpsG gene encoding 30S ribosomal protein S7 — protein sequence MRRRKAPVREVLPDPIYGNKVITKFINSLMYDGKKSVATEIMYGAIKAIEKKSGDIKGIDIFNDAIENVKPVMEVKSRRVGGATYQVPVEVRPVRQQALAIRWIISYARKRSERTMIDKLANELFDAANSKGASFKKKEDTYKMAEANKAFAHYRW from the coding sequence ATGAGAAGAAGAAAAGCCCCTGTAAGGGAAGTTTTACCTGATCCGATATATGGAAACAAAGTAATCACTAAATTTATTAATTCGCTTATGTATGATGGTAAAAAAAGCGTAGCAACCGAGATTATGTATGGTGCCATTAAAGCTATCGAGAAAAAAAGTGGCGACATAAAGGGTATAGACATATTTAACGATGCTATAGAAAATGTAAAGCCTGTTATGGAAGTTAAATCACGCCGCGTTGGTGGTGCCACATATCAAGTTCCTGTTGAGGTTCGTCCTGTGCGCCAACAAGCTCTTGCTATCCGCTGGATAATCAGCTACGCAAGAAAAAGAAGCGAAAGAACTATGATAGACAAGCTAGCTAACGAACTATTTGATGCGGCAAACTCAAAAGGTGCATCTTTTAAGAAGAAAGAAGATACTTACAAAATGGCAGAGGCTAACAAAGCGTTTGCTCACTATCGCTGGTAA